One window from the genome of Anaerococcus sp. Marseille-Q7828 encodes:
- the ugpC gene encoding sn-glycerol-3-phosphate ABC transporter ATP-binding protein UgpC — protein sequence MATLNLKNVDKIYPNGVQAVFDFNLDIADREFIVFVGPSGCGKSTTLRMIAGLEEISDGELYIDGKLMNDVSPKDRNIAMVFQNYALYPHMSVYENMAFGLKLQKKDKKDIDEKVKRAAKMLQLEEYLDRKPAALSGGQRQRVALGRAIVREAEIFLMDEPLSNLDAKLRGQMRTEIARIHDQLDTTTIYVTHDQTEAMSMASRIVVMKDGYIQQVGTPEEIYDHPSNVFVANFIGAPPMNFFSGKLEDGQLRLGRNTIEMSEHTKDILKTYENSDHELIIGIRPEAFSLNNLDNPDNYIEAKVINIEMLGDETIIYAEDKESSISIEEEGDNKVAIKVQGKCKGIETGDMIKLFVNFDDIHLFDSKTQMRIN from the coding sequence TTGGCAACATTAAATTTAAAAAATGTAGATAAAATCTATCCAAATGGTGTCCAAGCTGTTTTTGATTTTAATCTAGATATTGCCGATAGAGAATTTATAGTATTCGTTGGGCCGTCAGGTTGCGGTAAGTCCACAACACTTCGTATGATTGCTGGCCTTGAAGAAATATCTGATGGGGAACTATACATAGATGGCAAGCTAATGAATGATGTTAGCCCAAAAGATAGAAACATAGCCATGGTATTTCAAAACTATGCCTTATATCCTCACATGAGTGTTTATGAAAATATGGCTTTTGGCCTAAAACTCCAAAAAAAGGATAAAAAAGACATAGATGAAAAGGTAAAAAGAGCAGCAAAGATGCTCCAACTAGAAGAATACCTAGATAGAAAACCAGCAGCCCTATCTGGTGGTCAAAGACAGAGGGTTGCCCTAGGACGTGCTATAGTTCGTGAAGCAGAAATATTCTTGATGGACGAACCACTAAGTAACCTAGATGCCAAACTTCGTGGACAAATGAGAACTGAAATTGCCCGTATCCACGACCAATTGGACACTACAACTATCTATGTAACTCACGACCAAACAGAAGCCATGTCCATGGCTAGTCGTATCGTAGTTATGAAAGATGGTTATATCCAACAAGTAGGAACACCAGAAGAAATTTACGATCATCCATCAAATGTATTTGTTGCAAACTTTATCGGTGCTCCACCAATGAACTTCTTTAGTGGAAAGCTTGAAGATGGTCAATTGAGACTTGGTAGAAACACCATAGAAATGTCTGAACACACCAAAGATATTCTAAAGACTTACGAGAATTCTGACCATGAATTAATTATAGGCATCAGACCAGAAGCATTTTCTTTAAATAATCTTGACAATCCAGATAACTATATCGAAGCGAAAGTTATCAACATAGAAATGCTTGGAGATGAAACAATCATCTACGCAGAAGATAAGGAAAGCAGCATATCTATTGAAGAAGAAGGCGACAATAAAGTAGCTATCAAAGTCCAAGGCAAATGCAAGGGCATTGAAACTGGCGATATGATAAAGCTATTTGTAAACTTTGATGATATTCACTTATTTGATAGCAAAACACAGATGAGAATAAATTAA
- a CDS encoding type I phosphomannose isomerase catalytic subunit, whose amino-acid sequence MQKVLMLEGKFVDKIWGGERLKEEFAYDIESDSVGEYWAVSAMEEFPSLIINGELAGEDLIEVYKNNRELFGNPKEETFPLLVKIIDAKEDLSIQVHPDDQMGKRLENSLGKTECWYILNDNESSIIYGLNAKDKDEAVKLINERKWKDVLKEVPAKNGDFFFVPAGTVHAIKKGCLILEIQQSSDITYRLYDYDRKDKDGNLRDLHIEKSIEAIKLNDIDNKTETSVDGDLRLTKLTDNEFFQVRKYEIKGNKSLNRDSDYLIEAVIDGAGELNVDGEKYQIKKGDFFILTNLVSTYEFAGDLTIVESNVVNNK is encoded by the coding sequence ATGCAAAAAGTATTAATGTTAGAAGGAAAGTTTGTAGATAAGATTTGGGGTGGAGAACGCCTAAAAGAAGAATTTGCCTATGATATAGAATCAGATAGCGTTGGAGAATACTGGGCCGTATCAGCCATGGAAGAATTCCCATCACTAATCATAAATGGAGAATTAGCTGGAGAAGATCTCATAGAAGTATATAAGAACAATAGAGAACTTTTTGGCAATCCTAAGGAGGAAACTTTCCCACTTTTGGTAAAAATTATCGACGCCAAAGAAGATTTATCCATTCAAGTTCACCCTGATGATCAGATGGGTAAAAGACTTGAAAACTCTCTTGGAAAAACCGAATGCTGGTATATATTAAATGACAATGAATCTTCCATAATATATGGACTAAATGCTAAGGACAAAGACGAAGCAGTAAAGCTTATTAATGAAAGAAAATGGAAGGACGTTTTAAAGGAAGTTCCAGCAAAAAATGGAGACTTTTTCTTTGTACCAGCAGGAACAGTTCACGCTATCAAAAAGGGATGTCTAATACTAGAAATCCAACAATCAAGTGACATAACTTATAGACTCTACGACTACGATAGAAAAGATAAGGATGGCAATTTAAGAGACCTTCACATAGAAAAATCTATAGAAGCTATCAAGCTTAATGATATTGACAACAAAACTGAAACAAGTGTGGATGGCGACCTAAGACTTACAAAACTTACCGATAATGAATTTTTCCAAGTGAGAAAATATGAAATAAAGGGCAATAAAAGCCTTAACCGCGACAGCGATTATCTCATAGAAGCAGTAATCGATGGAGCAGGCGAATTAAATGTCGATGGGGAAAAATACCAAATCAAAAAGGGAGACTTTTTCATATTGACAAACTTAGTTTCAACATATGAATTTGCTGGAGATTTGACTATTGTCGAATCAAATGTAGTTAACAATAAATAA
- a CDS encoding serine hydrolase, whose amino-acid sequence MKKKSIAILALPLVIIALFIILRNNSREVHTYNSKAIYVYNLTDDREVLAENENEKLPMASLTKMMTVLLGLEKINDLNAIAPVDTETYQKLVAENASMAGFYGAEQTTYRDLLYGAMLPSGGEAANSIAINISGSIISFVELMNDKAKELELANTHFQNPDGMDELGHYSSAKDMAMLLKYALQNEDYRAIFTRKDYNSSSTADHPYGVYMQSTVFEKLDQYQEEGFEIIGGKSGTTDKAGQCWATLSVKNGKEYIIVVMGSPYEDIDNPEDGQIKDTLDILERL is encoded by the coding sequence ATGAAAAAGAAATCCATAGCCATACTAGCCTTGCCACTAGTGATAATTGCCTTATTTATAATACTTAGGAATAATAGCAGGGAAGTTCATACCTACAATTCCAAGGCTATATATGTATACAATTTGACTGATGATAGGGAAGTTTTGGCAGAAAATGAAAATGAGAAGCTTCCTATGGCTTCTCTTACAAAAATGATGACTGTTTTGCTGGGTCTAGAAAAAATAAACGACCTAAATGCCATAGCACCAGTAGATACAGAAACTTACCAAAAGCTAGTAGCAGAAAATGCATCAATGGCAGGTTTTTATGGAGCAGAACAAACTACTTATAGGGACCTACTCTACGGAGCCATGCTCCCATCAGGAGGCGAGGCAGCCAATTCCATAGCCATAAATATTTCTGGATCAATAATAAGCTTTGTAGAGTTAATGAATGACAAGGCAAAGGAACTGGAATTAGCAAACACCCACTTTCAAAATCCAGATGGGATGGATGAGCTGGGACATTATTCATCAGCCAAGGATATGGCCATGCTATTAAAATATGCCCTCCAAAACGAAGACTACAGGGCGATTTTTACAAGAAAAGATTATAACTCTTCTTCAACAGCAGATCACCCTTATGGGGTATATATGCAAAGTACGGTATTTGAAAAACTTGACCAATACCAAGAAGAAGGCTTTGAAATAATCGGTGGCAAATCTGGTACGACAGATAAAGCTGGCCAATGTTGGGCAACTCTTAGCGTCAAAAATGGCAAAGAATACATCATTGTAGTTATGGGTTCCCCATATGAAGATATAGATAATCCAGAAGATGGACAGATAAAAGATACTCTGGATATACTCGAAAGATTATAA
- a CDS encoding HIRAN domain-containing protein — MSKIEKVDKGKVVDGLHGGGGLVIPKPFNRQIFLFETHIAGTSHIENMDELAEKIEIGTRVSFYREASNEYDPRAIKVEVDDGSKIGYIPKADNPVFARLMDAGKLLYGKVKEKEKKGSWYNIKIYIYLDD, encoded by the coding sequence ATGTCAAAGATTGAAAAAGTAGATAAGGGGAAGGTCGTAGACGGACTTCATGGAGGTGGCGGCTTAGTAATTCCAAAGCCTTTTAATAGGCAAATATTTCTTTTTGAAACCCACATAGCAGGTACTAGTCATATTGAAAATATGGATGAACTTGCCGAAAAAATAGAAATTGGGACTAGAGTTTCTTTTTATAGGGAAGCGTCTAATGAATATGATCCAAGAGCCATCAAGGTAGAAGTAGATGATGGATCTAAGATTGGCTACATACCAAAGGCTGATAATCCAGTGTTTGCAAGACTCATGGATGCGGGCAAGCTTTTGTATGGCAAGGTTAAAGAAAAGGAAAAAAAGGGAAGCTGGTATAATATAAAAATTTATATATATCTTGACGACTAG
- a CDS encoding flavocytochrome c, whose amino-acid sequence MNKFKSLAMALALTLSLASCGNQTQTETKNDSQVSEETQSEASKENTEETSEDKTETADYSDIQGTYNGKATGYGSDIEVAVDIENGVITDIKTTENETKAVGSQALEKMRERVITYNSIDVDRVSGATISSAAFLSAIDEALQTAGIDADKLAKEDLEDEKKDSYDTSVVVVGAGGAGLSTAIELAQKGVDVMVVEKAGITGGNTAYASAGMNAAETRLQKEENVPDTVDLFVKDTMEGGKNLNNPDLVNILASESSDAIDWLEENGVIFKQLKFTGGQSEMRTHAPLNDEGKSIPVGSYLVDKLTQKANELGIEIVYDAKVNEVIMEDGKAKGVKAETKDGSITVNADAVVIASGGFGGNMDLITHYNPDLEGYVSTNAKSIEGDAIGFLEEIGANFIDMDQIQIHPTVYQKNGSLISEGLRGEGAILVNSKGERFYNELETRDNVSAAILDQDGKNAWLIVDQGMYDQSATIQKYAEKGYLEEASDMKALAELIGCDEETIAKTIEGWNEIVKNNQDPDFGREGMDTVTSDLSKAPYYAVQIAPGIHHTMGGVEVNTKSEVIDKDGNPIPGLYAAGEVTGGVHGANRLGGNAITDIVVFGRNAAKNASEYIGK is encoded by the coding sequence ATGAACAAATTTAAAAGTTTAGCTATGGCCTTGGCCCTAACTTTAAGCTTGGCATCTTGTGGCAATCAAACACAAACTGAAACAAAAAACGATAGCCAAGTAAGCGAAGAGACACAAAGCGAAGCTTCAAAAGAAAATACTGAAGAAACATCAGAAGATAAAACAGAAACAGCTGATTATTCAGACATACAAGGTACATATAATGGCAAGGCTACTGGCTATGGATCAGACATAGAGGTGGCTGTTGATATTGAAAATGGAGTAATAACTGACATAAAAACTACAGAAAACGAAACAAAGGCAGTAGGATCCCAAGCTCTTGAAAAGATGAGGGAAAGAGTAATCACCTATAATAGCATAGACGTAGATAGGGTATCTGGAGCAACTATTTCCTCAGCGGCATTTTTATCAGCCATAGACGAAGCTTTGCAAACGGCAGGAATTGATGCTGATAAACTTGCCAAAGAAGATCTTGAAGATGAGAAAAAAGATTCTTATGACACAAGCGTTGTAGTAGTAGGAGCTGGTGGTGCTGGACTTTCTACAGCAATTGAGCTTGCTCAAAAGGGTGTAGATGTTATGGTTGTTGAAAAAGCAGGCATCACAGGTGGTAACACTGCCTATGCATCAGCAGGTATGAATGCCGCAGAAACCCGCCTACAAAAAGAAGAAAATGTGCCAGATACAGTAGATCTTTTCGTAAAAGATACTATGGAAGGTGGCAAAAACTTAAATAACCCTGACCTAGTAAATATATTGGCAAGCGAATCTTCTGATGCCATTGACTGGCTTGAAGAAAACGGAGTTATCTTCAAACAATTGAAATTTACAGGTGGACAAAGTGAGATGAGAACCCATGCTCCACTAAATGACGAGGGCAAATCTATACCAGTTGGTTCATATTTGGTAGACAAATTGACCCAAAAAGCCAATGAACTTGGTATAGAGATAGTATATGATGCCAAGGTAAATGAAGTCATCATGGAAGATGGCAAGGCAAAGGGAGTAAAAGCAGAAACAAAAGATGGTTCTATCACAGTAAATGCCGATGCGGTAGTAATAGCAAGTGGTGGTTTTGGTGGCAACATGGATTTGATCACCCACTACAATCCTGATCTAGAAGGCTATGTATCAACCAATGCCAAATCAATAGAAGGTGATGCTATAGGATTTTTGGAAGAAATAGGTGCAAATTTCATTGATATGGACCAAATCCAAATCCACCCAACAGTTTACCAAAAAAACGGCTCACTAATCTCTGAGGGCTTACGTGGAGAAGGAGCAATCCTTGTAAATAGCAAGGGAGAAAGATTCTACAACGAACTAGAAACAAGAGATAATGTATCAGCTGCTATCCTAGACCAAGATGGCAAAAACGCATGGCTAATAGTTGACCAAGGCATGTATGACCAATCAGCAACTATACAAAAATACGCAGAAAAAGGCTACTTGGAAGAAGCAAGTGACATGAAAGCCTTGGCTGAACTAATAGGTTGTGATGAAGAAACTATAGCAAAAACTATAGAAGGCTGGAATGAAATTGTAAAAAATAACCAAGACCCAGATTTCGGTCGTGAGGGCATGGATACAGTAACAAGTGACCTATCCAAGGCTCCATATTACGCAGTACAAATCGCACCAGGCATCCACCACACCATGGGCGGGGTTGAAGTAAATACAAAATCTGAAGTAATAGACAAAGATGGCAACCCAATCCCAGGCCTATATGCAGCAGGTGAAGTCACAGGAGGAGTTCACGGAGCAAATAGACTTGGTGGCAACGCAATCACAGATATAGTAGTATTTGGTAGAAATGCTGCAAAAAATGCTAGTGAATATATAGGAAAATAA
- a CDS encoding FMN-binding protein — MKNLNKFALVAAMAFTFAACGNNANEAKPADEADKTEETTEETVPAEEAAPKVGEATAAGYGGDIKVTVHFGEDGKIESIDTDHTESEGVGADAIPELEKAVVEANGTEGVDNVSGATVTSEAFKAAVDEAIANAK; from the coding sequence ATGAAAAATTTAAACAAGTTTGCCCTAGTAGCAGCTATGGCATTCACATTTGCAGCTTGTGGAAACAATGCAAATGAAGCAAAACCTGCTGATGAAGCAGACAAGACAGAAGAAACAACTGAAGAAACAGTTCCAGCAGAAGAAGCAGCACCAAAAGTAGGTGAAGCAACAGCTGCAGGTTACGGTGGAGACATCAAAGTAACAGTTCACTTTGGTGAAGATGGAAAAATCGAATCAATCGATACAGACCACACAGAATCAGAAGGCGTTGGTGCAGATGCTATTCCAGAACTAGAAAAAGCAGTTGTTGAAGCTAACGGTACAGAAGGCGTTGACAACGTATCTGGAGCTACAGTAACATCTGAAGCATTCAAAGCAGCAGTTGACGAAGCAATCGCAAACGCAAAATAA
- the radA gene encoding DNA repair protein RadA, whose amino-acid sequence MAKIKKAYECSNCGHTEAHWAGQCPSCGKWGTLTEVTVRENKESSASLIDDKTSKKLKAIKVDSNSRIKSDFEEFDRAVGGGLVPDSVSILTARPGAGKSTLLLQLSKSYADRGLKVLYVSGEESESQIKSRADRIMEHLPENVWVLSTNSMDSALNEIKKIDADIIFLDSIQTFTLAEFDNKAGSPTQTIEVANKAVEIAKDEEKKRAVIMIGHMTKAGEMAGLRTLEHLVDTVLVLDGESDEDLRVLTSTKNRFGRTGEIGLFSMTEDGLVEITNPSEYFITQRENEIEGSAISVTKEGSRLLEVEIESLVSKSFLPYPQRIGDSLRKDDLNTLISILQERAGLNLFDYNVIIKTTGGLKLSEPSVNLAIMISIASSLLKKPVDDKTVFIAEVGLTGELKKVPQIKQRVRELERLGYKKCYVARNSLDSKDFAGIKVLQMANIKDVIGDLFY is encoded by the coding sequence ATGGCGAAAATTAAGAAAGCCTACGAGTGCTCCAACTGTGGTCATACAGAGGCCCACTGGGCTGGCCAATGCCCATCTTGTGGCAAGTGGGGGACTTTGACTGAAGTCACGGTCAGGGAAAATAAGGAAAGCTCAGCAAGCCTTATAGATGATAAAACTTCCAAAAAGTTAAAGGCTATCAAGGTTGATTCCAATTCTAGAATCAAGTCTGATTTTGAAGAATTTGACAGGGCTGTGGGCGGTGGCCTTGTCCCAGATAGTGTTTCAATACTTACAGCTCGTCCAGGAGCTGGTAAGTCGACCCTCTTGCTCCAACTTTCCAAGTCCTATGCCGACAGGGGGTTGAAGGTTCTCTATGTTTCTGGCGAGGAATCCGAGAGTCAAATCAAATCACGTGCTGATAGGATTATGGAACATTTGCCAGAAAATGTCTGGGTACTTTCGACCAATTCTATGGATAGTGCCCTAAACGAAATTAAGAAAATTGATGCAGATATAATTTTCCTAGACTCTATCCAAACCTTTACCTTGGCTGAATTTGACAACAAGGCAGGCAGTCCTACCCAAACTATAGAAGTAGCAAATAAGGCTGTAGAAATCGCTAAAGACGAGGAGAAAAAAAGAGCTGTCATAATGATAGGACACATGACCAAGGCTGGAGAAATGGCAGGACTTCGTACCCTAGAGCACTTGGTTGATACAGTCTTAGTTCTAGATGGAGAAAGCGATGAAGACCTAAGGGTTCTCACATCGACTAAAAATAGATTTGGTAGAACGGGAGAGATTGGTCTATTTTCAATGACAGAAGATGGACTAGTAGAAATAACAAATCCAAGCGAGTACTTCATAACCCAAAGAGAAAATGAAATCGAAGGGTCAGCTATATCTGTCACTAAGGAAGGTTCTAGACTTCTAGAAGTAGAAATAGAATCCTTAGTTTCCAAGTCATTTTTGCCATATCCCCAAAGGATAGGAGATTCCCTAAGAAAGGATGACCTTAATACGCTGATTTCCATACTCCAAGAGCGCGCAGGGCTAAATCTCTTTGATTACAACGTCATAATAAAGACAACAGGTGGATTAAAGCTCTCTGAGCCATCAGTAAATCTTGCCATAATGATTTCTATTGCATCTTCTCTGCTAAAAAAACCAGTTGACGACAAGACGGTCTTCATAGCTGAAGTAGGTCTTACTGGAGAGCTTAAAAAAGTTCCCCAAATCAAACAAAGAGTAAGAGAGCTTGAAAGACTTGGCTACAAGAAATGCTATGTAGCAAGAAACTCCCTTGATTCTAAAGACTTTGCTGGTATAAAGGTATTGCAAATGGCAAATATAAAGGATGTAATAGGAGACTTATTTTATTAA
- a CDS encoding glutamate-cysteine ligase family protein has product MNYEDKIKKLAEYIRSGEKNEDEFKVGFEIEHFVVDKGSLESTSYDANIASIMEEMVAMGYEGIYENGHIMGLSGDGLSISIEPASQFEVAFDSSKSIDDLFDNYRKIMAEIVPLFEERGLLLAEVGYHPKSKIDEIPIIPKKRYDYMYKYFADYGGSMAHNMMKGSTSLQIAIDYENEADFRKKYFVANALSVFLYSVFDNSYIFEGEVYHKRNLRQTIWENCDKDRTGIYPFSFDKDLSYETYAKKILETPSIFINRDGADIYTGTTPFSEIFDDDMSDKMIYHALSIVFPDVRAKKYLEIRMPDNVPYPYNFAGLALVKNIFYDKDILSYLYQEFADMDYDTAQSLKEMATKEGINTTYKDKKIYEWVLDIIGEIKEDRKFIEPLKELMEKQMTPRDIYENLYKEDPQKAIYEFSVNSFIKGNYGEN; this is encoded by the coding sequence ATGAACTACGAAGATAAAATTAAAAAATTAGCTGAATATATTCGTTCAGGTGAAAAAAATGAAGATGAGTTCAAAGTGGGATTTGAGATTGAACACTTTGTTGTTGATAAAGGAAGTTTGGAAAGTACTTCTTATGACGCTAATATAGCCTCTATAATGGAAGAGATGGTAGCAATGGGCTATGAGGGCATATATGAAAATGGTCACATCATGGGCTTAAGTGGCGATGGCCTTAGCATTTCTATAGAACCTGCTAGCCAATTTGAAGTGGCTTTTGATTCTAGCAAATCAATTGATGACCTATTTGATAATTATAGGAAAATTATGGCGGAAATTGTTCCTCTTTTTGAAGAAAGGGGACTTTTATTGGCGGAAGTTGGCTATCATCCAAAGTCAAAGATTGATGAAATTCCAATTATTCCTAAAAAACGCTATGACTATATGTACAAGTATTTTGCAGACTACGGTGGATCTATGGCCCACAATATGATGAAGGGGTCAACAAGCTTGCAAATTGCCATAGACTATGAAAATGAAGCGGATTTCAGAAAGAAATACTTTGTGGCAAATGCACTTTCTGTATTTTTATACAGTGTTTTTGACAATTCCTATATTTTTGAGGGGGAAGTTTACCATAAAAGAAATCTCCGCCAAACAATCTGGGAAAATTGCGACAAGGATAGGACAGGGATATATCCTTTCTCCTTTGATAAGGACCTATCTTATGAGACCTATGCAAAGAAAATATTGGAAACTCCTAGCATCTTTATAAATAGGGATGGAGCTGATATCTATACAGGAACGACGCCTTTTTCTGAAATTTTTGATGATGATATGTCAGATAAGATGATCTACCATGCCCTATCAATTGTATTTCCAGATGTTAGGGCAAAAAAATACCTAGAAATTCGTATGCCTGACAATGTCCCATATCCATATAATTTTGCAGGACTTGCCCTTGTCAAAAACATTTTCTATGACAAGGATATTCTATCTTACCTTTACCAAGAATTTGCTGATATGGACTATGACACGGCCCAAAGCTTAAAGGAAATGGCCACAAAAGAAGGGATAAATACCACTTATAAGGACAAAAAAATCTATGAGTGGGTCCTAGATATTATAGGAGAAATCAAAGAAGACAGAAAATTTATAGAACCATTAAAAGAGCTTATGGAAAAACAAATGACTCCAAGAGATATATACGAAAATCTATACAAGGAAGATCCACAAAAGGCAATCTACGAATTTTCTGTAAATAGTTTCATCAAGGGTAATTATGGCGAAAATTAA
- a CDS encoding methylated-DNA--[protein]-cysteine S-methyltransferase, whose amino-acid sequence MDKKYAYYKTKLGIIKISYQEKVESIELVDKIGFNNERSNLSDKIFYQIDMYLKREIKEFDIYGDLEITGTDFQKSVWQELINIPYGETRTYKEIAQKINNPKALRAVGTAIGKNPFFIIIPCHRVIRSDGKMGGFAYGLDVKEKLLDLEKSY is encoded by the coding sequence ATGGACAAAAAATACGCCTATTATAAAACAAAACTTGGGATAATAAAGATATCCTACCAAGAAAAAGTCGAATCAATAGAATTAGTAGATAAGATAGGATTTAACAATGAGAGGTCAAATCTAAGCGATAAGATTTTTTATCAAATTGATATGTATCTTAAAAGAGAAATTAAAGAATTCGATATATATGGCGATCTTGAAATCACAGGCACCGATTTTCAAAAAAGCGTCTGGCAAGAGCTAATAAATATCCCCTATGGAGAAACTAGAACCTACAAAGAAATCGCCCAGAAAATCAATAATCCCAAAGCCCTACGAGCAGTAGGAACTGCCATAGGCAAAAATCCATTTTTCATTATAATCCCCTGCCACAGGGTAATCAGGTCCGATGGCAAAATGGGAGGCTTCGCCTATGGTCTTGATGTCAAGGAAAAATTGTTGGACTTAGAAAAGTCTTACTAA
- the ugpC gene encoding sn-glycerol-3-phosphate ABC transporter ATP-binding protein UgpC: MRVKLENIGKKYEGRENWTLRNIDLDIDDKDFCVILGPSGCGKSTLIRMIAGLNSITEGTLYFDDKIMNKVEPKDRDIAMVFQSYALYPHMTVYDNMAFSLNMKNESKEIIDKRVKNAAHVLQLEDYLYNRPSDISGGQRQRVALGRAIVRNPAVFLMDEPLSNLDAKLRESMRVEIVRLHNQLDTTSIYVTHDQTEAMTMATKIVLLDKGVIQQVGAPTEFYERPENLFVAGFIGSPTMNIIEGKIENANFVSDKGEVVIKPAEKDLAAIKNYEGKKVYLGIRSERFIAEKRDYNLATIKVDVIEMLGKEQLIYGKTSAGQNLVISQPGYFEYNIGETHNFTLDPEALHFFDGETTKRIN; this comes from the coding sequence ATGAGAGTAAAATTAGAAAATATTGGTAAAAAATACGAGGGTCGAGAAAACTGGACCCTTAGAAACATAGACCTTGACATAGATGACAAGGACTTTTGTGTAATCCTTGGTCCATCAGGATGTGGTAAATCAACCCTTATCCGAATGATAGCAGGGCTAAACTCAATAACAGAAGGTACACTTTATTTTGACGATAAGATAATGAATAAAGTAGAACCAAAAGACAGGGACATAGCCATGGTATTCCAATCATATGCCCTATATCCACATATGACAGTATATGATAATATGGCTTTTTCCCTAAATATGAAAAACGAAAGCAAAGAAATCATAGACAAACGTGTAAAAAACGCTGCCCATGTCTTGCAACTTGAAGACTACCTCTACAACAGGCCATCAGACATATCCGGTGGTCAAAGACAAAGGGTAGCCCTAGGCCGAGCCATAGTGAGAAACCCAGCAGTATTCCTGATGGACGAACCACTATCAAACCTAGATGCGAAACTTCGTGAGTCCATGCGTGTGGAAATAGTAAGACTCCATAACCAACTAGACACCACAAGTATATATGTAACCCACGACCAAACAGAAGCTATGACAATGGCGACAAAGATAGTCCTCCTAGATAAGGGAGTCATCCAACAAGTAGGAGCGCCAACAGAATTCTACGAAAGACCAGAAAATCTCTTTGTAGCAGGCTTTATCGGCTCTCCAACCATGAATATCATAGAAGGAAAGATAGAAAATGCCAACTTTGTAAGCGATAAGGGAGAAGTGGTAATAAAACCTGCTGAAAAAGACCTAGCCGCAATAAAGAACTACGAAGGCAAAAAAGTCTACCTAGGCATCAGATCAGAAAGATTCATAGCAGAAAAAAGAGACTATAACCTTGCAACAATCAAGGTAGATGTCATAGAAATGCTAGGCAAGGAACAACTAATCTACGGCAAAACAAGCGCTGGCCAAAACCTAGTAATAAGCCAACCAGGCTACTTCGAATACAACATAGGCGAAACTCACAACTTCACCCTAGACCCAGAAGCCCTACACTTCTTTGACGGTGAGACTACAAAGAGAATAAACTAG